One genomic segment of Bradyrhizobium prioriisuperbiae includes these proteins:
- a CDS encoding SDR family oxidoreductase, with translation MPYPVSLKDKVVLIIGGAGGIGAASARQFAEIGARVVITHRDGADKALAAKALIDGLPGKGHAALPADVATTSTLIALRDAITTQYGRLDVLVNSAGFTKAVPHADLEGLNDDFIDRMFQVNWRGQFAAIRTFVPLLKASGDGLIVSVSSIAGISGSGSSIVYGATKAGIDVMTKSLARVLAPEVRVLGVSPGAVDTNFVPGRGAEFNAKAAASIPLKRVATPDDVGAAIVACATHLAYSTGSTILVDGGRIL, from the coding sequence ATGCCGTATCCGGTTTCTTTGAAAGATAAAGTCGTTCTGATCATCGGCGGCGCGGGCGGCATCGGTGCCGCCAGTGCGCGCCAGTTTGCCGAGATCGGCGCGCGCGTCGTCATCACCCATCGCGACGGGGCCGACAAGGCGCTTGCGGCGAAGGCGCTGATCGACGGATTGCCGGGCAAGGGACATGCGGCGTTGCCCGCCGATGTCGCGACAACCTCGACACTGATTGCCTTGCGCGACGCCATTACCACGCAATACGGGCGGCTGGACGTGCTGGTAAACTCAGCCGGCTTTACCAAGGCGGTGCCGCATGCCGACCTCGAGGGGCTGAACGACGATTTCATCGACCGCATGTTCCAGGTGAATTGGCGCGGCCAGTTCGCTGCTATCAGGACCTTCGTGCCGCTGCTCAAGGCCTCCGGCGATGGCCTGATCGTCTCGGTGTCGTCGATCGCCGGCATCAGCGGCAGTGGATCGTCGATCGTCTATGGCGCGACCAAGGCCGGCATCGACGTGATGACCAAGTCGCTGGCGCGGGTACTGGCCCCTGAGGTGCGGGTGCTCGGCGTCTCGCCAGGTGCGGTGGATACCAATTTTGTGCCGGGACGCGGGGCCGAATTCAATGCCAAGGCGGCTGCCTCGATCCCCTTGAAGCGGGTTGCAACCCCGGACGATGTGGGCGCGGCCATCGTCGCCTGCGCAACTCATCTCGCTTACTCGACCGGCTCGACGATTCTCGTCGACGGCGGCCGGATTCTCTAG
- a CDS encoding 3-keto-5-aminohexanoate cleavage protein codes for MRDPRDKVFITCAVTGNLTTPDQTPHLPITPEQIADACLGAAEAGAAVVHIHVRDPETGKPSMELGYYRDVVERIRARNTQLILNITTGPGGRFVPSPDEPRIAGPGTTLMNPEKRVEHIAALKPEICTIDLNTMNSGKEVVINTPGNVRRMAKVMREAGVKPEVELFDSGDIALMLDLLKDGSLQGPVLCSFVMGVRYGFQPSPETVLYARNLLPSDAQFTAIGIGRSAFTSVAQSYLAGGHVRVGLEDAVYLSRGELAPSNAVMVEKARRMVEDLGGQIATPREAREIIGLPARLADACGA; via the coding sequence ATGCGCGATCCCCGCGACAAGGTTTTCATCACCTGTGCCGTCACCGGCAACCTGACCACGCCGGACCAGACCCCGCATCTGCCGATCACGCCGGAGCAGATCGCCGACGCCTGTCTTGGCGCCGCCGAGGCGGGCGCCGCGGTCGTCCACATCCATGTGCGCGATCCGGAGACGGGCAAGCCGTCCATGGAGCTCGGTTATTATCGCGACGTGGTCGAGCGCATTCGTGCCAGGAACACCCAGCTGATCCTGAACATCACCACCGGCCCGGGCGGCCGTTTCGTGCCGTCGCCGGATGAGCCGCGCATCGCCGGCCCCGGCACCACCTTGATGAATCCGGAAAAGCGGGTCGAACACATCGCGGCGCTGAAGCCGGAAATCTGCACCATCGACCTCAACACCATGAACTCCGGCAAGGAAGTGGTGATCAACACGCCCGGCAACGTGCGGCGGATGGCCAAGGTGATGCGGGAAGCCGGCGTCAAGCCGGAGGTGGAGCTGTTCGATTCCGGCGACATCGCGCTGATGCTCGATTTGCTCAAGGACGGCTCGCTGCAGGGCCCGGTGCTGTGCTCGTTCGTGATGGGCGTGCGGTATGGCTTCCAGCCGTCGCCGGAGACCGTGCTTTACGCACGCAACCTGCTGCCGTCGGATGCGCAATTCACCGCCATCGGCATCGGCCGCTCCGCGTTCACATCCGTAGCGCAATCTTATCTGGCCGGGGGCCATGTTCGCGTCGGCCTGGAGGATGCGGTCTATTTGTCGCGTGGCGAACTCGCGCCATCCAATGCCGTGATGGTGGAAAAGGCGCGCCGCATGGTGGAAGATCTCGGCGGCCAGATCGCAACCCCGCGCGAGGCGCGCGAGATCATCGGCCTGCCGGCGCGGCTGGCTGATGCCTGCGGCGCCTGA
- a CDS encoding zinc-binding alcohol dehydrogenase family protein, translating into MTVASARTNATAVAVEATCLRLTAKAADAASVAPVVERHQLVRGLDDMLVEVKAAAVNPSDVKAATGLMPYAVFPRTPGRDFAGMVVDGPAEWIGREVFGSSGDLGIRRDGTHATHLVVEAAALVEKPASISMEEAAGIGVPFVTAIEGFRRTSQPKPGETVLIMGVNGKVGQAAAQLATWHGARVIGVVRKDEPYQGHANGPIELINSATTEIAPRAREMTAGKGVDIIFNTVGGEAYFQAANKALALAGRQILIATVDKTVNFNILEFYRGRHTYFGVDTLAFSSIASGEILREAVAGFASGHLKPFPIADSAIYSLQDAKQAYAAVTGSARDRIVLRPVG; encoded by the coding sequence ATGACAGTTGCAAGCGCCAGGACGAACGCAACGGCCGTTGCCGTCGAGGCCACATGCCTGCGCCTGACCGCCAAGGCAGCCGATGCCGCCTCCGTCGCGCCCGTCGTCGAGCGGCACCAGCTGGTCCGCGGGCTCGACGATATGCTGGTCGAAGTGAAGGCGGCTGCCGTCAATCCGTCGGACGTCAAGGCGGCCACTGGACTGATGCCTTACGCGGTGTTTCCGCGTACGCCGGGACGTGACTTCGCCGGCATGGTCGTCGATGGTCCCGCTGAGTGGATCGGGCGCGAGGTGTTTGGCTCGTCCGGTGACCTCGGCATCCGCCGCGACGGAACCCACGCCACCCACCTTGTGGTCGAGGCGGCAGCGCTGGTCGAGAAGCCTGCGTCGATTTCGATGGAGGAGGCCGCCGGCATCGGCGTTCCCTTCGTCACCGCGATCGAAGGCTTTCGTCGCACCAGTCAGCCCAAGCCCGGCGAAACCGTCCTGATCATGGGAGTCAACGGCAAGGTCGGCCAGGCGGCGGCGCAGCTCGCCACCTGGCATGGCGCGCGGGTGATCGGGGTCGTGCGCAAGGACGAGCCGTACCAGGGGCACGCCAATGGGCCCATCGAATTGATCAACTCCGCGACCACGGAGATCGCGCCGCGGGCGCGCGAGATGACCGCCGGCAAGGGCGTCGATATCATTTTCAATACCGTCGGTGGCGAGGCGTATTTTCAGGCGGCCAACAAGGCGCTGGCTCTGGCGGGTCGGCAGATCCTGATTGCCACCGTCGACAAGACCGTGAACTTCAATATCCTGGAGTTCTACCGCGGACGTCACACTTACTTCGGTGTGGACACGCTGGCGTTCTCGTCGATCGCGAGCGGCGAGATCCTGCGGGAAGCCGTCGCGGGCTTTGCCAGCGGTCATCTCAAGCCGTTTCCGATCGCCGATAGCGCGATCTATTCCCTGCAGGACGCCAAACAGGCGTATGCGGCGGTGACCGGTTCGGCGCGCGATCGTATCGTTCTCAGACCGGTGGGGTAG
- a CDS encoding cupin domain-containing protein: protein MHVTRFAQALAYFPPEHHDMRCLRLQGREAGPSDTLWLGMSQILPGGHTSLDASPIEKIYFVVEGELTIETPDGEITLSQFDSCRIAPNEARALKNKTNKPVIVLLSMPLAAAGK, encoded by the coding sequence ATGCATGTGACGCGGTTCGCCCAGGCGCTGGCCTACTTTCCACCTGAACATCATGACATGCGCTGCCTGCGCCTGCAGGGGCGCGAGGCCGGTCCGTCAGATACGCTGTGGCTGGGCATGTCGCAGATCCTGCCGGGCGGCCACACCTCGCTTGACGCATCACCGATCGAGAAGATCTATTTCGTCGTTGAGGGAGAACTGACCATCGAAACCCCTGACGGCGAAATCACGCTGTCACAGTTTGATTCCTGTCGCATCGCACCCAACGAGGCGCGGGCGCTCAAAAACAAAACCAACAAGCCGGTCATTGTCCTGTTGTCGATGCCTCTGGCAGCGGCAGGCAAATGA
- a CDS encoding ABC transporter substrate-binding protein translates to MPTKVLKRLLPAALIIAMIASSATSALAQTPVKIGIGFGIGFLPTFILRDMNLIEKHAKAAGLDVKTEYQRISGSSAMQDAVLSGSVDLGTYGVAAMLFAWDKARNTPQQIFGIAGVNSSPLILVTNKPEVKKISDLAPTDKIAMPALVSPQMYALQMVSEKIFGPGQEDKLKPQVVALPHPESLNAMLSGGTEVKAYFAPPPFAQIALESGKAHAITSTEEAFGGRSSFLIVGATKRYLDANPKMIEVVVKALTEASDLIRNEPDKAAELYLKAEPSKLFDQAKVAALLKANPDDFGVAVYGVKQTADFMARQKLIKTVPANFKDVFIGPVQQTASN, encoded by the coding sequence ATGCCCACGAAAGTTTTGAAACGACTGCTGCCCGCCGCTCTGATCATAGCGATGATCGCGTCATCAGCGACATCAGCTCTGGCGCAGACCCCGGTCAAGATCGGGATCGGATTCGGGATCGGCTTTCTGCCGACCTTCATCCTGCGCGACATGAACCTGATCGAGAAGCATGCCAAGGCCGCCGGCCTTGACGTCAAGACGGAGTATCAGCGGATTTCCGGCTCGTCGGCGATGCAGGATGCGGTGCTGTCCGGATCGGTTGACCTCGGCACCTACGGGGTTGCCGCCATGCTGTTCGCCTGGGACAAGGCGCGCAACACGCCGCAGCAGATCTTCGGTATCGCGGGGGTTAATTCCAGCCCGCTCATCCTCGTGACCAACAAGCCGGAGGTCAAGAAAATCTCTGATCTTGCGCCGACCGACAAGATCGCGATGCCGGCGCTGGTGTCGCCGCAGATGTATGCGCTGCAGATGGTGTCGGAAAAGATCTTCGGTCCGGGCCAGGAAGACAAGCTGAAGCCGCAGGTGGTGGCGCTGCCACATCCGGAATCGCTCAATGCCATGCTGTCCGGCGGCACCGAGGTGAAGGCTTATTTCGCCCCGCCGCCGTTCGCCCAGATCGCCTTGGAAAGCGGCAAGGCCCACGCCATCACCTCGACTGAGGAAGCCTTTGGCGGGCGATCGTCGTTTCTGATCGTCGGTGCGACCAAGCGTTATCTCGACGCCAATCCGAAAATGATCGAGGTCGTGGTCAAGGCGCTGACGGAGGCGAGCGACCTGATCCGCAACGAGCCCGATAAGGCCGCGGAACTGTATCTCAAGGCCGAGCCGTCAAAACTGTTCGACCAGGCCAAGGTGGCGGCGCTCTTGAAAGCCAACCCGGATGACTTCGGCGTCGCCGTCTACGGCGTGAAGCAGACGGCGGATTTCATGGCGCGGCAGAAGCTGATCAAGACCGTGCCGGCGAATTTCAAGGACGTCTTTATCGGGCCGGTCCAGCAGACCGCGAGCAACTGA
- a CDS encoding ABC transporter ATP-binding protein, producing MAQRLTPAEPADATISAVGAPVLAVDGVTLQYKTPEHLVTATYRVGFDIYAGDRLVLLGPSGCGKSTLLKSIAGFHKPVAGSIKLKGKPVTGPGPDRMMVFQEFDQLFPWKSVLDNVAFPMRENGVSRAEADARARDAIAKVNLTKFTDVFPHMLSGGMKQRVAIARAMAMKPDVLLMDEPYAALDALTRRKMQEELLQLWDDIRFTLVFVTHSIEEAVIVGSRVVVLSPHPGQVRAELNCHHLGVAHQDGAEFQMLTRRIAAMLFEDKTVGQ from the coding sequence ATGGCCCAACGACTGACCCCCGCCGAGCCGGCCGACGCCACGATATCAGCCGTCGGGGCGCCGGTTCTCGCCGTCGATGGCGTCACCCTGCAGTACAAGACGCCGGAGCATCTGGTGACGGCGACCTATCGCGTCGGCTTCGATATCTATGCCGGTGACAGGTTGGTGCTGCTCGGCCCGTCGGGCTGCGGCAAGTCGACTTTGCTGAAGTCGATCGCCGGCTTCCACAAGCCGGTGGCGGGGTCGATCAAACTGAAGGGCAAGCCGGTCACGGGGCCCGGACCGGACCGCATGATGGTGTTCCAGGAATTCGACCAGCTGTTTCCCTGGAAGAGCGTGTTGGACAATGTCGCATTTCCGATGCGCGAGAACGGTGTCTCAAGGGCCGAGGCGGATGCGCGCGCCCGCGACGCCATCGCCAAGGTCAACCTGACCAAGTTCACCGACGTGTTTCCACACATGCTGTCCGGTGGCATGAAGCAGCGCGTCGCCATTGCCCGTGCAATGGCGATGAAGCCGGATGTGCTGCTGATGGACGAGCCGTATGCCGCGCTCGATGCGCTGACGCGGCGAAAAATGCAGGAAGAGCTGCTGCAGCTCTGGGACGATATCCGCTTCACCCTGGTGTTCGTGACCCACTCGATCGAGGAAGCGGTCATTGTCGGTTCGCGGGTGGTGGTGCTGTCGCCGCATCCGGGGCAGGTGCGGGCGGAGCTGAATTGCCATCATCTCGGCGTTGCGCACCAGGATGGCGCGGAATTCCAGATGCTGACGCGGCGGATCGCCGCGATGCTGTTCGAAGACAAGACCGTCGGGCAGTGA